Genomic DNA from Chloroflexota bacterium:
CCATTCTTGAATACCAGCTCCTCTTTCTTGACCTTCAACTTGTGTTCGGCCAGCCCGAGTAAGCGCATCCTGGCCTGTTGGGCTGCTAGGAGAGTGGCATTTCCAATGATGAAGGTTTGCCGTGAAGCGGTCGTGGCTCCACATGAGGGGGCCATAGCTGTATCACCACTGTAGACTTGCACCCGTTCTAAAGCGATCCCCAGCTCCTGAGCGACCATTTGCTGAAGTACTGTGTTTATGCCCTGGCCAAGCTCGGAGGCACCTATGTGAACGAAGAGCTGGCCATCCTCTCCCAGGACGATCTCTGCCCCAGCTGGCTCGTCTCTCCCATGACCAAACCCCACATTTTTGAAGGCACAGGCAACCCCCACGCCAATACCAGATTCTCTTGGCATCTTCTTTAATTCTTCAGCTGCTCGTCGGATAGTCTCTGTCAACCCAACGCTATGCTGTAATACCTCGCCGCTGGCGGTTACAGAGCCGACTTTGAGAGCGTTTTTCAAGCGGAGTTCGAGGGGGTCGATGCCCAACTTATGGGCCAGGGCATCCATCTGCAATTCGTGAGCGAAGGCGACCTGTGGCACTCCAAAGCCGCGCATAGCTCCAGCCGGCGGATTGTTCGTGAATACACCTATGGCCTCCACACGCACGTTAGGAACGGCATAGGGACCGATAGCATGCACAGCCGCATTCCTGATTGTCGGCAGGCTCAGCGAAGCATAAGCCCCTTTGTCGCTAATTATCTGCGCCTCCACAGCGGTTAAAAGTCCATCTCTAGTAGCCCCCGTTTTATAGCGCATAAGGAAGGGGTGTTTCTTCGGATGAACGATCATCGATTCTTCGCGGGAGAAGACCATCTTGGCTGGCCGACCGGTCTTGAGCGCCAGCAGGGCCACATGAATCTGCAACGAGATGTCATCCTTACCTCCAAAGGCGCCACCGGTAACCGTATGTACTATGCGCACCTTCTCCTCAGACAGGCCCAGGGCTTGGGCAACCTGTCTCCTATCGCCAAATGGATCCTGCGACCCGACGTAGACGGTAACCCCCCCGTCATTGTCAGGAACAGCCATCCCCGCCTCTGGCTCAAGGAAGGCGTGCTCAGCGAAGGGGGTATCATAGGTATTCTCTATGACTACGTCGGCCATGCAGAAGCCTCGCTCAATATCCCCTTTATCGATGGTTATCCGATTGGCTATATTGCCCTCGGCGTGAATCTGCGGGGCATCCGGGGCTAAGGCCTCCTGCGCTGAAAAAACAGCGGGAAGCTCGCGGTATTCCACCACGATCTCCTGGCAGGCTCGAGAGGCGACTTCGGGAGAGATAGCCGCCACCAGGGCTACGGCATCGCCCATATATCTCACCCTGTCCCGACAAAGGACTGGTTGGTCAGAGAAGATGATACCAAAGCTGTTTTCTCCAGGCACATCTTCCGCAGTCAAGACGGCCTCTACACCGGCCATCGCCCGTGCCTTGGAGGTATCGATACGGATAATCTCAGCGTGGGGCAGTTGTGCTCTTAAGGCTTGACCATAGAGCATATTGGGGAAGAACAGGTCAGCGGCGTAAATAGCCCTTCCGGTCACCTTGTCTTTGGCATCGCTACGCAGGATCGATGCTCCCACCAGAGTCGATGTCTTCAGTTCAACAGTGGTCGAACGAGGACGATGACCAGTCATCGTTTCAGCTGCCTCTTGAATGGCGCGCACAATCCGCTGGTAACCGGTACAACGGCAAAGGTTTCCAGCCAGGGCCTTTCGTATCTGCTCTTCGGAGGGATGGGGTTGGGCGTCTAGTAAAGCCTTTGCCGCCATTATCATCCCTGGTGTACAATAGCCGCATTGCACGGCACTGTGTTCAATGAATGCCTCTTGCAGGGGATCCAGCTGCCCGTTGGTACCAAGTCCCTCGATGGTCACGACCTCTTGTCCCGATGCCTTCAGCGCCAGGGTACGGCAAGCTTTAATGGCCTTACCCCCCATAATCA
This window encodes:
- a CDS encoding molybdopterin-dependent oxidoreductase, which codes for MENFLLSLMVNGREYSLAVPVEATLLHVLREQLHLTGTKNGCGKGYCGACTVIMGGKAIKACRTLALKASGQEVVTIEGLGTNGQLDPLQEAFIEHSAVQCGYCTPGMIMAAKALLDAQPHPSEEQIRKALAGNLCRCTGYQRIVRAIQEAAETMTGHRPRSTTVELKTSTLVGASILRSDAKDKVTGRAIYAADLFFPNMLYGQALRAQLPHAEIIRIDTSKARAMAGVEAVLTAEDVPGENSFGIIFSDQPVLCRDRVRYMGDAVALVAAISPEVASRACQEIVVEYRELPAVFSAQEALAPDAPQIHAEGNIANRITIDKGDIERGFCMADVVIENTYDTPFAEHAFLEPEAGMAVPDNDGGVTVYVGSQDPFGDRRQVAQALGLSEEKVRIVHTVTGGAFGGKDDISLQIHVALLALKTGRPAKMVFSREESMIVHPKKHPFLMRYKTGATRDGLLTAVEAQIISDKGAYASLSLPTIRNAAVHAIGPYAVPNVRVEAIGVFTNNPPAGAMRGFGVPQVAFAHELQMDALAHKLGIDPLELRLKNALKVGSVTASGEVLQHSVGLTETIRRAAEELKKMPRESGIGVGVACAFKNVGFGHGRDEPAGAEIVLGEDGQLFVHIGASELGQGINTVLQQMVAQELGIALERVQVYSGDTAMAPSCGATTASRQTFIIGNATLLAAQQARMRLLGLAEHKLKVKKEELVFKNGHIVARADPQKSLSVNDVLTVAHEQGLQVLGSSRYYPPPTTPLSPETVRSETAVTYLSYGFATQIAIVRVDQNTGQVQVLAIIAAHDVGKAINPLLVKSQIEGGCTMGVGYALLEEMVIERGITKTLNFNKYRIPTFQMAPKVLPIIVEDEEPHGPFGAKGVGEISTVPTAAAIVNAIYDATGVRITSLPATPQKIRRALLDRQESVEEWGLGVPSSSRPAYPGQGGN